DNA sequence from the Neomonachus schauinslandi chromosome 16, ASM220157v2, whole genome shotgun sequence genome:
CTTGCATCAGGCCTTATTCTAGAACCGTTGGGAAGTGCCTGAGGGGGCTTCTCTTGGCTTTCCTAGCTCCCAGCCCTCACCTCTCCTCGCTCTGGGAGCAGGCTACGTGGGTGACATTCGTGTTTTGGGTCTCTTTCAGATTTGGAATCGAGGCCTGACAGGGACGGCCCACAGGAAGCCGTGCCTGCAGGAGCGTCCCCGGGCTGGCCCTGGAAGAGCTGGGAGGGAGCCGCCTCTGGCGCTCCGGGGCGGGAGAGGCCCAGGGGCCTCCAGGAGGGGCCCCTGCAGAGCATCAGCCCAGAGCCGCCCAGCCAGGAACTCCAGAAGGGAGGGGCCCCCACGGTTGTGCCCCGCGGAACCCCGCCTGGGAGGGCCCCCGGGGAGCCCCTGGCGGCGAGGAACCCTGCATGTGCAGGGAGTGCGGGGAGGCCTTTGCGCAGCGGGCCCAGCTGGCGCAGCAGCAGCGCGCGCACGCCCTGGACAAGCCCTTCGCGTGCGGCGAGTGCGGCAAGCGCTTCACCAAGCGCTCGTCCCTGCTCGGGCACCAGCGGGCCCCCACGGGCGCCAGGCCCCACCAGTGCCGCGTGTGCGGGAAGGCCTTCCGCAAGAAATCCGACCCGCTCAACCACCACCGCACACACACGGGCGAGCGGCCTTTCAAGTGCTGCGAGTGCGGCAAGGCGATCGCGCAGAGCATGACGCCGGTGGAGCACCAGAAGATGCACACGGGCGAAAAGGCGTACCCGCGCCCGCAGTGCGGGAAGCGCTTCACCAAGTCGTCCGCGCTCATCCTGCGCGAGAGGATCCACACCCGCGCGAGGCCCTTCCGCTGCGCCGACTGCGGCAAGGCCTTCAACCAGAACGTGCAGCTCGTGGTGCACCGGCGAGAGGCCGTTCCGGTGCGGGGCCTGCGGGAAGTCCTACAGCCGGAAGGGCGACCTCACCGTCCACCGGCGCACGCACACCGGGGAGCGGCCCTTCCCGTGCAAGGAGTGCGGCAAGGCCTTCAGCCAGAAGGCGCACCTCTCCATCCACCTGAGGATCCGCACCGGCGGGAAGCCCTACCGCTGCGGCGAGTGCGGGCGCAGCTCCCGGAAGAGGTCCTTCCTGTTCCAGCACCAGGCCATCCACAGCGACGAGAGGCCCTTCCGGTGCGGCGTGTGCGGCAGGGCCTTCGTGCGCAAGTCCACCCTGGTCCGGCACGGCAGGATCCACACGGGAGAGAAGCCCTATCGGCGCGCGCAGTGCGGGAAGGCCTTCCGGCACCAGCCCACGCTGACGGCGCACCGCAGAATTCACACCCGGGAGAAGCCCTACGAGTGCCAGGCGTGCGGCAAGGCCTTCAGGCGCATCGGGAATCTCACCTGCCACCAGAAGACCCACCTGGCCGGGGAGGTGGCCCCACGCCGGCCCAGCTCAGGGAGCAGGCCTTCCTCCCAGCTAACCAACCACTGAGCCTCGCGTGATGGGCCTGATGGCCAAGTTTCAGCCTTCTTTCTCTTTAGGCTTAACTTAGGGACCTCAAGAGATGCCCATAAGGCTGGTGCCACATTCCTGAGCATCTGGGAAAGACAGGTGACAGCAGGGCCTGCTTCATACAGGGCGCGCATCAGCTTCATGCTCTGCTGTCACCGTGGTGAATTTGCCAGTCCCAGCGAGGAGATCAGACCAGGGGTTGAGAAGCCACAGCCCACAGAGCTGGACATGCTTTCGCACGGCCCGCAAGGCAAGAATGGTTTTTACCTTTTGGAAGggttgtaaaataaaatgaaaagagtctGAGAAGAGAGCTCCTATGACCCACAAAGggtaaaatattttccatctaGGCCTTCACACACAGTTTGCCAAGAGTAATCTGTGGGAATTCTGGACTCTCTTTCACCATCTAGGGCAAGTCCCTGCTTGGTCGCAGGGTCTCCCTCCCTGGTCCCTTCTGGGTGGGGGGCTCCACATCAGGTGGCGGGATGCTGAGATGGGATGGCTCCATTCTTTCATCTCAAGGCTTCCTGTGGGCCGGACCAGCCACTGTCCATGGTGCTGAATCCTACCAGCTGCCCGTGTACCTGGTACTTAGTCCAGAATAGAATAAATATGATTCTCTGTTCAGTGGCTGCGTGTTTGCAGCAGGATCTGGGTGTCTCGGGCAAGGGAAGTTTGCCCAGCGGGAGCTTTTTGTAGCTTTGTTCATTGCATCGGTTTGCTCCCGCTACCATagcaaagcaccacagactggggggcttaaacaacagaaatctattttcccACGGTTCCAGAGGCTGGAATTCTGACATTGAGGTGTcctcagggttggtttctcctgtgGCTACTCTCCTGGGCTTGCGTATGGCAGCCCTGTGTGAGGCCctggtgtctctctctccttccaaagACACCAGCCAtaggattagggcccacccatatgacctcatttaaccgcAATGATCCCTTTaaagccctgtctccaaatacagtcacattttgaaGTGACTGGGTATTGGGATTTCAACATCTAAATCTGGGGGGACATGTTCAATCTATGACATCCCCAAATGGCTAGAAGTTTGAGCTTTCGTACCTGTAGCTGACGTCTATGTGGTATGCGCAAGCATTACCTGAGCACCCCCTGTGCTTTGTGTGGGTGGCGGGGAGGGCCAGCAACCCTTACTTCACGGTGTGGAGTTGGTCCGGGAACACAGCTGTCCTGTCAGAGACCGCATTTCCCACTGGCATCCAGGGCGGGGGGACACGGACTACCCCTTACCTGTAGAAAGTGAGAGAGGGGTGTGTTCAGAAATGGCTGAGTCTTTGCCACTTGCCCTTCCCCTACCTGTCCTCTGGATCCCCACTCACGGGCATCTCCAGGAGCAGTGGTGCAAGAGCGTGGAGGGAGCCCCCAGGAAGCCCATCCTCCTCCTAACTGGCTGTGAGGAGTAAGGTCCCAGGCCTTTGGGGTTGTTTGCTGCATTTAGTGCATGCTGCCCCAGGTCCGTGACCTCAGCCGTCACCTCCACCCTCATGGGAGGTCAGGTACCATCTCTGTTTAACAGACAAGGAGGGACCAAAGGAGCTCAGCAATCACTACCCAGTAAGTGTGGGGGCCAGCAGCAGTATCCGGGATCCACTGACCCCGCAGCGAACCTCATCACGCTGCCAACCACATGACCCAGGCCACAGGCCACGGGGTCCCGTGTGGTTCTTCCCCCACACATAGCTTGTCCGTGTTCTGGCCCAAAGagcatttctcaaataaatatggaAGTTGGGTaccatttaaaaaacagaaacattgcACATAAAAAGTCTGTCTTTTCAGCTCCCTGATGTCAAGCAAAGTATTAGTCCCCcgagcctccgtttcctccttTGGAAAAGTGGCATAATAATAGCACTCTGGATACTAgttatttcttaataaatattttattattgataataataagcataattatatttatattatatatttattgtttatgaTTTATTATTGACAAAATAGAGCAtaattattatcaataataaaatactaaaatattaaggTTGTGGGTGAGGTTTGTACTGGATAATGCTCCTGCTTGACTCAGAGCACCTTATGTTCACAGGCATCCCATCCAGGGTGTTGGGGTTCACGGCGGGGTTGGGTGGGTGCAGTGATTAGTCTGTGATGTGAGAAAGGATCGTTCTTCTGTAATTCCAAAGATTCCAAGACATTCCTGCTTTGCCTGGAAGCCTTGCTACTGCCTCGCTGGGTTTCTGCAGGAccagcctccttctccccagtCTCTGAGGCTCCCGGTGTGACCACTCCCAGGCCAGGAACCGGGGCTGTGAGGGGGATCTGGCTGATCCAGGAGACCCCTTCCTCATATTCTGGGGCAGGCGTGTGGGGTCACTGAGGTCCCGGTGGGGTCCCCAACAGTGGGGCAGTGTCTAGGCAGGTAGAGCAGAAGGGCCACCTCCCTCTGGCCACATCGTCCGCGTGCTGCTGCTTGGCCAGAGGCCCCAGAGGTCTGCGGGGAGCCTTGTCCAGCCCCTGCTGAGGCTGAGCGAGGGAGACTGGCTCTGGCTAGGGTGATGATGTAGTCaccatgccttttattttctgccGCTTTGACCTCTTGGGGCCTCCTGGCACTGGAGACGCAGACCGCCCCTCCCAGAgctagctaattcctagagaCAGGAAACAACTCATCTGTAAATATGCTTTTCAAATGCCAAACAACCCATCCAGAGCGCCCACACCCCAAGAACCTACTCTATCAGGTTCTGTTGGGCTGTCctcagccccccaaccccccagggcAGGTACCAAACAACTGGCAGCCCCCATGTGCCCCGCGGCCCACTGAGAGGATTCAAACCCACAGATCCTCAACCCGCTCACCCTGCCTCCCCCGGGGACGAAGGGACACAAGCCGCAGCCAGGTCTCCAGGAACTGCGTTAGGTCTGGAGTGGAATGGCCTGGGACCTCGGAAGACTCACTTGCTTATTCATAATCCAGCtggctagcatttattgagcgctatccttgacccattcattcagcatttaccgagtgcctactgtgtgtaccaggcactgttccaagtcCTGAGGAAACAACAGTGAGCAAAATCGAGCAGATCCACAGCTCTGCCCTCACTCTAGTGAAGAAGACAGATGCCAAGAGATAAAATCAGTACTCAGACAGGCTGTAGTCTGGATCAGGATCATGAAGCAGGGGATGGAGCTAAAATTTCAAACAGGGAAATCAGGAAGACAATGTTTAAGCAGGGACCACGTGTCATTCAGGGCTCTCTAGAAAAACAAGCCCTATCTTATTATAcgtgtatattttattatatatatcatgtattttattatatatcatatactaTCATATAGCTCAttgtatgtatcttttttctttctttttttaaatttaaattcaattagccagtaCCTCATTAGTCTCAGAtatagagttcaataattcatcagttgtgtataacacccagtgctcatcacatcacttgccctccttaatgcccatcatccaattaccctggccccccacctcccctccagcaaccctcagtttgtttcctatagtcaagagtctctcatggtttgtctccctctctgatgagttcctattcagatttccctcccttcccctacggtcctctgcactattccttatgttccaaatatgagtgaaaccatacgataattgtctttctctgattgacttatttcacttagcataatcccctccagtcccatccatgtggatgtaaaagttgggtatttatcctttgtgatgactgagtaatattccattgtatatatggaccacatctttatccattcatctgttgaagggcacctcggctctttccacagtttggctattgcggacattgctgctatgaacattggggtgcatatgacccttcttttcactacatctgtgtctttggggtaaatacccaggagtgcaattgctgggtcacagggtagctctatttttaacattgtatatatcttatatatatgcccaaaattatcttattttacatatatagtacatatattacataaaatatataatgtatatgatatataattattaCAGTAATTACCGtatgattatataataaaatgttatacagattatgtgtattatatatatcacGTGTTATGTTATGTTCATATTTAAGCATTAATATGTATAGTAAGTATGAGTAGAAAAACACCCCACTTATCCTGGGCACCAGATGTGTGGGggtcccccgcccccagcagttctgacaccagctgggtgtcctacaattcgaCTCAACTGTCTACCTGGAggtagcatcagatcccacaggtggAGGGCGCCCCCTGTGCACGGTTTCAGAGGCCATGCACAAGTGCAGACTGTCACCTGTCCTGAGTAGCCGTGTGTGGGAGGCTCTCAGTCCCCGTCCTTGGGTTTAACCTGTTAGaggggctcacagaactcagacaCAGTTTACTCACTAGgtcactggtttattataaaaggatctAACCGAGGACGCAGACGCACAGCCGGACGAGGAGGCACGCGGGGCGGGCGGACGCGCGGCCCGGCGGGGAGGCACGCAGGGCGAGGTCTGGGCGGGTCCCGAGTGcgggagcttctgtccctgtggagctgggggggagggggccctcccggtatgtggatgtgttcaccaaggGGAAGCTCTCTGAATGCTGTGCTTTCCGGATTTTGTGGAGGCTTCCTCACCTGGGCAGGGCCAATCACTAACTCCgtttccagcctctctcccctcgCTAgagaaggggtgggtgggggactgAAAATCccagcttctaatcatggctttgTGTCTCCAGGGGCCCACCAGAGTCACCTCATCAGAAGAAAAGACACAGTATCAGCAAGGAAATTCCAAGAGACTCAGGAGCTCCGTGCCAGGAACAAATGTATACAGAATGTTCCTATTACCTCTCAAGGGGACACAAACCATTCAGTCCACAGCACTGTTTTCCGTGGTGTACATACATCCTCTCAGTTATTCCCCACAACTAATGCACAAGGTGAGGACTGGTATTaccaggaaacaggctcagagagattaagaaacttgcccagagtcacacagcaagggcagagtctggatttgaacccaggcagtctggcttcaggGCCTCTGTTCCTCCTGGCTCCATTATTCTGCCCCCTCGCCTTCACTTACGGAGTGAGGGCTTGTTTCTCATCGACGGTGACAGTAACAGCAGGTGCTTGCTTTGAGTATGGAGTCCTGTGTTCTGTTCTACATTCGTCCAAGTTCAAACTCATTCTGATGACTCCAGGAAGTtacataaaatgatgaaaatacgATTGGTCTTCCTCTCGGGCGTCTGGTGAAGGCTGCGCGAGGGGCTGGTAACCGTGGGGGCAGCCTGCACGGGTCAGGGTGCAGGCTCTGCCAGGATGCAGCCCACACACCGCCCCCGGCGCCCTCACGTCCGGGCTGTGCGATCTACTCCAGCCTCTgagcctccctgagcctcggCTTCCCCACCTGCGCACCGGATGATGTGGAGAGAACACCTGCGTCTGCGTCACGTCCTGGGCACGTGCCCGGTGCTCGACACACACTAACTGTAGTAACAGGTGCTCCCGCCGCCCCCTTATGATAAGGATCGGTGGTGAACTTCGGATCCCCTCTTCTGGGCCCTTCGGGGGGATCTCACCCGCGTCGCTAAAGGTCCCCCGGCGTCTTCGGGCCTCTGTCAGATGTCCGCTCCTGAGCGGCCTTGCTGACCACCCAGCCTGAACGGGCCTCGCACCTCTGCTGGCTCTGCGGCTTTCCTGCCGCCATGCACTCCCCCGCGGCCTAACTCCGTGTCTCAGGCTTCTCTAGCCCGTGCGCTGCTGCCTGGTGGCCCTAGAATGTCAGCTCCAGCATGCGGGGAGCTCACCCCTGCTCGGGCTGCACCCCCATCCTCGGCTTCTTCGGGAACTGCGCCCAGGTGCGCGGGACCTGCTGTAGAACGGGTGCTGCCGGGGCCCGTCCCTgtcccgggcctcagtttcccccctcCCATCCCACTTTCAGGGACGAGGTGGCAATGAGTGAAATGGGAGCTGCCGCTCCTTGCCTCACCCCTCCGCTCCCTGCCCTGCACTGTTCCAGGAGAGAACAGGGCCGGGCATGGGAACATGGAGCAGGAAGAGGTGGACGGCCTTCCCCCACCAGCAGGGTAAGATGCCAGCAGAGGGTGGACCAGGGACGACGCAGGGGATACGACAGAAGGAAGCACAGGGGCGTGGAGACAACAGCTGCTGGTATGAGCCCCCAGAAGGGCCGGAGAGGCGACGAGCTTCCCCACGCCCCtcctgaccacacacacacacagtcaccaCCACGTGAGGCTGCGTCTCTCAGCTCCTGGGGGCGCCCCTGGCCGAccccctgctgcccctgcccctgccctgtggCTGGGCTAAGGGAGTACAGACGATGACAGAGGGGACTGAGGGCCCTCCTGGTCACCATGGTACTGATGGCATTTCCCAAAGGAAGTGCCACGTGCAGCAAGACCTCACGCTGATTAAAGCCGGGGCGGCCACGCCATTCTAAGCCCCGTCCACCCGCTATGGCATGACGCCACGGGGCTGCCTTCTCTGtatcctccctcttcccctggaCTCTGGTCTGGACGGAATGACCCCACAGCCACGGCAGGCACACAGCAGCTCGGGCCCTGGGCCACTGCCACGAGTTCAGGGATGAGGGAGAGACCCAGATCTAGGCCCATCCGCACACGGAGTTTCTCTGGTCACGGCAATCTGTTGGTGGGTGAGCCCACAGAATGAAGCTTCAGGCCTTCGTGTCACTGCCAAGAGGTCTGCGTCCACCGGGACGTGTCTGAGACAATGTGCGGGAAACCACCAGGAAACCCCGAGGGAAGCCAGCCTGAGGATGAGGCCAGCCCAGGACGGGAAAGCCCGAGAACCAGAGCACCAGAGCTACGCTCCTGATGCCGCGTGTGAAACAAAACTACCCTGATGCCCACCTGGCTGCCAGACACCCATCCGAAAAGCCATCGCCTTGATTATGCACTCTCGAGCAGCTGCTTTTCCTACTCACAACACAAAGTGCTTACTGATATAAACGATTTCGTAAATGAATTGTTTACTCCTTGCGGACACCGGTGTTGGAAACACCGGGACATTTGCGACAAGTAGGATCGAATGTTAAAACAGAAAGGGCGGCGTCAAAGGCCCTGAGAAAGGAGACTCTGGGGGAGATCCCTGTGTCAACCAATCGTCAGGTCAGCCTTAGGAAACTCCCTTGGAGCTGCCTTCAAATTTAACTGCAAAAATCACTATAAAAACGGACAGTGTGTGCTCAGATACGCAAACTTACTAAGCTAAGCAAGTACTTAACCCTGAGTATCAGGCCTGCTGGGGTtcgcctgccctccccctctcccacaggCACTGAGGCGGATTTTGGGGACCACCGGTGCCTGGGTCTTTTGCACCTGACAACTATTTACAATTACACCAGTCTCTcttaattaaaagttttatttttaaaaaatttaacagacTCTGAGAAACTTCGGCATCTGAAGTGCTTACTGTTGTTTGCTGATGCTGAAAACCACCTTTTCCGCCCACTTACAACTTGCCAGCTTCTCTGGCTCGGTGGCTTGGGGACGGACGGAGGGAGGGCCCCTATGGCTTCCACCCCAGGAGGGAATTCGTGGAGGGTGAGACCTAACATCTGGACCAGATCTAGGGTCCAGAAATGTCCCCACGTTCACTTATCGAGTCCAcctccgcccccagcccccctccgGCATTTTCCTACTGAGTGTCGCCCCAGAGACACTAAATAACCTTGTGCTCTTACAGGTCATTCCCACGGCCTGGAACCCTGATGCCCGGGCTACTGGAGCTCCTGCGAGTTTCCAGCCACAGTGCCCCTGAGCATGGTCCCAAGTGCGTTAGACACAAGGGACTTGCTCTGCCGT
Encoded proteins:
- the LOC110573671 gene encoding zinc finger protein 2 homolog — protein: MCRECGEAFAQRAQLAQQQRAHALDKPFACGECGKRFTKRSSLLGHQRAPTGARPHQCRVCGKAFRKKSDPLNHHRTHTGERPFKCCECGKAIAQSMTPVEHQKMHTGEKAYPRPQCGKRFTKSSALILRERIHTRARPFRCADCGKAFNQNVQLVVHRREAVPECGKAFSQKAHLSIHLRIRTGGKPYRCGECGRSSRKRSFLFQHQAIHSDERPFRCGVCGRAFVRKSTLVRHGRIHTGEKPYRRAQCGKAFRHQPTLTAHRRIHTREKPYECQACGKAFRRIGNLTCHQKTHLAGEVAPRRPSSGSRPSSQLTNH